CACGCGCTTTACGATACTCATGCGTGCGGCCCTTACCGATACGCTCTCCGACAGAGATAACGAGCACCGTAATATTATCGGCACCACCGCGTTGATTTGCCAGATTAATCAGGATCTGATTGGCATCATCAAGGGGATTCTTTCGAAGAACTCCGAGCATCTCCTGATCACGCACAAGATTATAGAGACCATCCGAGCAGAGTAGGTATATATCTCCAAGCTCCGGCTGCTCCGGTACAATGTTGGCTTCGATCTGAACATCCATTACCGGCCCCATTGAGCGCGTCAACATATGCGAGACCGGATGGTTCTCCACCTCATCGGGACTAATTGCCCCTGAACGTAACAGCTCCCGCACCAGGGTGTGGTCCTCAGAGAGTTGCTGAATTGAGTTGCCACGTACCCGGTAAGCACGCGAGTCCCCAACGTTCAAACAAACCAATCCGTATTGGGTAAAGATTAACCCGACTAGGGTCGTGCCCATACCCGCTAACGATGGATCGTCTATACCCTTTTCAAAGATCTTGGCGTTAGCCGCCTGCGCTACCTCAATTAAAGCATCTGGCGTGATGGCGTTCCCCTTAGTTGGCAGGAGCTCATCGAGGGTTGAGATCGCCAGTCGCGAGGCCGTTGCACCGCCATGCACCCCGCCCATACCATCGGCGATAAAATAGCCTTGAAAGTTCTGGTGCTTTACAATTCCGAACGAATCCTGGTTCTCATCGCGCCGCATACCGACATCGGTACCCGCAGCACACCTCAGCAGCGCCAGATTAAAGGGATTTTGTTCGCTTAGAGTTGTCATCGCTTATAAAGATCATCGTGCGGGGATGGCGTTACTTAGGCAAGCCAGAGAGTGCCACTGGGACACACTAATAGCTTAATCCATATCGGCTTTATCCCCCAATATGAATCAGATATCGGAATAGTTCTCTGCTGGCTAAAGTGAATGTAGCTAGAAAATATGGCAACTAGCTGAAGTTAGGTGCGCACCTTTTTTATTAGGCTGACTTGAGGCAGTTAACAAGCCCCTCACAGACCTTCTTAGCATCGCCGAATATAAGGGCACAGTTATCGAGGTAAAAGAGATCGTTTTCGACCCCGGAGTAGCCCGGATTCATAGAGCGCTTGATAACGTACACCATCTTAGCTTTGTAGGCTTCGAGGATAGGCATCCCGTATAGGGGGCTCGCTTTATTAGTACGTGCCGCAGGGTTTACGACATCGTTCGCGCCGATGATAAGCACCGCATCAGCCCGTGCAAACTCGGGGTTAATATCCTCTAGCTCAAGCACTGAATCGTATGGAATCTCAGACTCAGCTAGCAGCACGTTCATATGGCCCGGCATTCGACCAGCCACCGGATGTATTGCAAACTTAACATCAACCCCCCTGTGCTGAAGCTGCTCGTAGAGCTCCTTTACAGCGTGCTGCGCTTGTGCGACCGCCATTCCGTAGCCGGGAATAACTATCAGGCTTGAGGCGTTCTCAAACATAAACGCGGCATCCTCGGTGCTGGCGGAGCGACACGACTTGGCGCTAGCACCTGCAACCGCTGCCTGGGCGGTGTTCCCGAAACCACCCAAGATAACGTTGAGCAACGAGCGATTCATGGCTTTACACATGATATAAGAGAGGATCGCACCGCTAGAGCCAACCAAAGCTCCGGTTGCTATCAGGAGGGGATTGTTGAGGGTAAAGCCTGTGGCGGATGCCGCCCAGCCGGAATAAGAGTTAAGCATTGAGACAACCACGGGCATATCTGAGCCCCCGATCGGAAGAACTATCAAGAATCCCAAGAGTAGCGAGAGCGCCGTCACAGTTGCAAATAAAACTACGCTGTGGTTAACCGCAAAGAGCGCTGAAAGCACAAAGACCGCAAGGATTAAGAGCGCGTTCACCAGATGCTGCCCCTTGAATACTAATGGAGCCGAGCCAAGCAGCGCCTGAAGTTTGCCAAATGCGATCAGTGACCCGGTGAACGTCACAGCTCCAATAGCGCTTCCTATAATCAATTCAAGCAGGAGAACGGCATTAAGATGCCCCTGCTGCGCATGCATCAGATAGGTTCCAGCAGCTACCAGAACCGCTGCCAAACCTACAAAACTATGCAACATGGCTACTAGCTGCGGCATCGCCGTCATCTTAATCCTAACAGCCAGTGGCACCCCGATCAGCGCGCCGATCGCGAGTCCCGCAAGAATAAGGCCGTAGTTGCTTACGCTCGGGTGAAAGAACGTCACCATGACGGCGAGCCCCATACTCAACATAGATAAACGGTTACCGCGCAGCGCTGTCTTAGGATGGCTCAAGCTCTTAAGGCCGAAGATAAATAAGATAGTCGCAACGAGGTACGCAAACGCGAAAAAATCGGTATTTAGATGCATGGTATATCTTTTTTAAGATCTCTTTTTAAACATCGCTAAGATACGATTGGTCACAACGAACCCACCAAAGATATTAATTGAGGCCAACACTACGGCAGAAAAACCGAGCATCTGGATCCAGACAGAGTTAGATGCTTCGACAGAGCCGGCTACAAACATGGCGCCGATCACAAGAATCGCACTTATGGCGTTGGTAACGGCCATCAGTGGGGTGTGCAGCGCTGGCGTTACCCCCCAAATTACGTGGTAGCCTACGAGGCATGCTAGTGTAAAAACGTAGATCGCTATCATTGTTTCTGACATAGAGAGCCTATTTTCCCTTCATACGCATAATACCCTGGTGAACGAGGATCGATGCTTCGATAATATCATCCTCCAGGTTTACGATATAGGTCGCCCCTCCATTCTCCTGCGGCGCGACAAAGAGATCTAACAACGAGACGATATTTCTTGCAAAGAAGCTACTTGAATCGGTCGCCATCATAGCTGGATAATTTGTGTACCCGATTATCTTTACACCATGCACCTCAACCACTTCGTCAGGTTTGCTCAAGGTGCAATTCCCACCACTGGGCGTGGCCATATCTACTATAACTGAGCCACAGCGCATCTTTGCTACGACCGCCTCAGAGATAAGGATCGGAGCTTTGCGTCCAGGAACATTTGCGGTGCTAATGATAATGTCGCTCTTAGAAAGGTGATCATCTAGTACAGCCTGTATCCTCTGTTTTGACTCGGCTGAGAGCTCCTTGGCGTAGCCACCCTCTCCGACCCCGGACTCATCGAGTTTAATCTCAATTGGCTTGGCACCGAGAGATAGGATCTGATCGCGAACCTCTGGACGTACATCGTATGCCTCTACCGTTGCCCCAAGTTTTTTAGCTGTTGCTATCGCCTGTAGCCCCGCTACTCCGACTCCAAGAACTGTTACCTTTGTAGCTTTCGCAGATCCAGCCGATGTCATCATCATCGGAAAGAAGCGCCCGTAGTGCTGCGCGGCTTCAAGTACAGCGCGGTAGCCCGCGATGCCAGCCTGTGATGAGAGAACGTCCATCGATTGAGCACGAGAGGTTCTGGGGATCGCCTCAAGTGCTAGAGCATCTACTTTGTGCTGCGCGAACCATTCAAGCAGCGGGCCGTTTCTAAAAGGCTCCATGAGTGAAACGATCATAGCCCCTGACTGTAACGCAGGCGCCTCCTTTGAGGTGGGCGGCGCAATCTTCGCTACAATTGGGGTTGACCAGGCATCCTCAGTTGAGACGATCTTGGCACCCGCAGCTTCGTAATCGCTATCGAGAAAGCCGGCGGCTACCCCAGCGCCTGTTTCAATATTCAGGTCAAACCCACATTTCATGAGTCTCTTGACCGAATCGGGGGTCGCTGCAACACGGGTTTCACCGTGCCCAGTTTCCTTGGGAATACCGACTGTAACTCCGATCTTCATATTAAGGGTCCCCATACACTACTGAAGCGCTCTCTCTTTCGAGAAGTCTGCCTCTAACCACTGTTTGTTATGATCGACATTGTGGCTGCTAAACTTGAGAGCACACGGCTTATTAGAGGTAAAAAGCCTTTAAAAAGGTTCTATTAGGCAACTATTTAGCTAGTCAGGCTCGCTTATAGAACGCAGTTTTGCCGAGCTTAGGTTTATGGGGTGCTTGTACGCCTAATAATAAACGGAGAGCTGACTAGGTATTTTTCGCCCTTCAGTTGAGCTATTAGCCGCTGCGCCTGGATCTTATTATCTTCTGGACCAACCACAACGCGATAGAAGTTCTCTCCCTTAACCGTTGTTGATTCGATTACTACAGGAAATCCAGACTTTTGAAGCTTCTTTGCGATCTGTTCGGCCTGTGTCAGCTGCTTTGGCGCAGCAACCTGGGCGAAATACCCATTTGGAAGACGCTTCTTTACCGCAATTTTAAGAGCCGGCTCGGGCTGCTTCTGAACCTTCGCAAGCGCCGCTACATTTACCTTCTCCTGTAGCTCCTCATCACCCTTAACTATTTTAGTTATTACCCCACTAGTGACGTTACCAAGAAGCTTCTGGCCACTCTCCTGCTCTTCATCCTTAGCTAGACGCTCATCAAGCAAAGTTCCAACGGTCCCGCTGCGCTCATAAGCCCTAGCTTTAGGTTGTGAGGGGATCTCTACTGCCTGCTCTTGCTCGCCACCTAAAAGGCGCACGTTCCGTGGAGTTGTCGCCTCGAGCTGCTCTACTGACTCAGCGTTCGAGAATACATCCT
This genomic interval from Pseudomonadota bacterium contains the following:
- a CDS encoding NAD(P)(+) transhydrogenase (Re/Si-specific) subunit beta, which gives rise to MHLNTDFFAFAYLVATILFIFGLKSLSHPKTALRGNRLSMLSMGLAVMVTFFHPSVSNYGLILAGLAIGALIGVPLAVRIKMTAMPQLVAMLHSFVGLAAVLVAAGTYLMHAQQGHLNAVLLLELIIGSAIGAVTFTGSLIAFGKLQALLGSAPLVFKGQHLVNALLILAVFVLSALFAVNHSVVLFATVTALSLLLGFLIVLPIGGSDMPVVVSMLNSYSGWAASATGFTLNNPLLIATGALVGSSGAILSYIMCKAMNRSLLNVILGGFGNTAQAAVAGASAKSCRSASTEDAAFMFENASSLIVIPGYGMAVAQAQHAVKELYEQLQHRGVDVKFAIHPVAGRMPGHMNVLLAESEIPYDSVLELEDINPEFARADAVLIIGANDVVNPAARTNKASPLYGMPILEAYKAKMVYVIKRSMNPGYSGVENDLFYLDNCALIFGDAKKVCEGLVNCLKSA
- a CDS encoding proton-translocating transhydrogenase family protein; this translates as MSETMIAIYVFTLACLVGYHVIWGVTPALHTPLMAVTNAISAILVIGAMFVAGSVEASNSVWIQMLGFSAVVLASINIFGGFVVTNRILAMFKKRS
- a CDS encoding Re/Si-specific NAD(P)(+) transhydrogenase subunit alpha → MKIGVTVGIPKETGHGETRVAATPDSVKRLMKCGFDLNIETGAGVAAGFLDSDYEAAGAKIVSTEDAWSTPIVAKIAPPTSKEAPALQSGAMIVSLMEPFRNGPLLEWFAQHKVDALALEAIPRTSRAQSMDVLSSQAGIAGYRAVLEAAQHYGRFFPMMMTSAGSAKATKVTVLGVGVAGLQAIATAKKLGATVEAYDVRPEVRDQILSLGAKPIEIKLDESGVGEGGYAKELSAESKQRIQAVLDDHLSKSDIIISTANVPGRKAPILISEAVVAKMRCGSVIVDMATPSGGNCTLSKPDEVVEVHGVKIIGYTNYPAMMATDSSSFFARNIVSLLDLFVAPQENGGATYIVNLEDDIIEASILVHQGIMRMKGK
- a CDS encoding SPOR domain-containing protein, whose product is MNSGAKSNSGAELSNSTPAGIRAGSGYRMRSSDERQRIPMTGRRLGGDKLEIRLGALQIVVWLGLALGAIFGSYGLGFVSGRAVGFDNARSASGVEVAKLTISDVLPESSNQNISGIYDKLNAPAILEQGSTSSKGANGAAESRLAKEERDLTASRVKEIQQETIPEIEDVFSNAESVEQLEATTPRNVRLLGGEQEQAVEIPSQPKARAYERSGTVGTLLDERLAKDEEQESGQKLLGNVTSGVITKIVKGDEELQEKVNVAALAKVQKQPEPALKIAVKKRLPNGYFAQVAAPKQLTQAEQIAKKLQKSGFPVVIESTTVKGENFYRVVVGPEDNKIQAQRLIAQLKGEKYLVSSPFIIRRTSTP